From the Hymenobacter yonginensis genome, one window contains:
- a CDS encoding SCO family protein codes for MLFSNLRLSFGRAAAASLLAAGALLPLACSSPDTAATQPERLPIQGLKYSEPTSPSDTLPDPVPAFRLTNQEGQIITNQTFAGKVYVTDFFFATCPSICPKMQSELLRVYEQFKGNPDVLFLSHTIDPAHDSIPVLRDYAERLGIKDASRWHFATAPHDTIFALAKAYMTGAQKDSTVQGGYAHSGTFALIDSKRRIRGVYDGMEKSQVDQLIKDLPILLKEEAETRQTAAK; via the coding sequence ATGCTGTTTTCGAACCTGCGCCTTTCTTTCGGCCGCGCCGCCGCTGCCAGCCTGCTGGCGGCCGGGGCCCTGCTGCCCCTCGCCTGCTCCTCCCCCGATACGGCCGCCACGCAGCCGGAGCGCCTGCCCATCCAGGGCCTCAAATACTCCGAGCCGACTTCGCCCTCCGATACGCTGCCCGACCCGGTGCCGGCGTTCCGGCTGACCAACCAGGAAGGTCAGATCATCACCAACCAGACGTTTGCCGGCAAGGTCTACGTCACGGATTTCTTCTTCGCCACCTGCCCCAGCATCTGCCCCAAAATGCAGAGCGAACTGCTGCGCGTGTATGAGCAGTTCAAGGGCAACCCCGACGTGCTGTTCCTGAGCCACACCATCGACCCGGCCCACGACTCCATTCCGGTGCTGCGCGACTACGCCGAGCGGCTGGGCATCAAGGACGCCTCGCGCTGGCACTTCGCCACGGCCCCCCACGACACCATTTTCGCGCTGGCCAAGGCCTACATGACCGGCGCCCAGAAAGACTCCACCGTGCAGGGCGGCTACGCGCACAGCGGCACCTTTGCCCTCATCGACTCCAAGCGCCGCATCCGGGGCGTGTACGACGGTATGGAGAAAAGCCAGGTGGATCAGCTGATCAAGGACCTGCCCATCCTGCTGAAAGAGGAAGCCGAAACCCGCCAGACGGCTGCCAAATGA
- a CDS encoding c-type cytochrome → MRPLLPLLRLSAAVAVGAVLATATAGCFSNRQNEGATLYQNHCSSCHGEQGEGLRRLIPPVAASDYVARNRAALPCLIRRGMKGDVVVNGIHYNQVMPGHEDLTDSQITNLLNFVQRSWGNQNEPYTVREVSELLQPCHGSDGQ, encoded by the coding sequence ATGAGGCCGCTGCTGCCTTTGCTGCGCCTGAGTGCGGCGGTGGCCGTTGGTGCGGTGCTGGCGACGGCCACGGCCGGCTGCTTTTCCAACCGCCAGAACGAAGGCGCCACGCTCTACCAGAACCACTGCTCCAGCTGCCACGGCGAGCAGGGCGAAGGCCTGCGCCGCCTGATTCCGCCCGTGGCCGCCTCCGACTACGTGGCCCGCAACCGCGCCGCCCTGCCCTGCCTGATCCGGCGCGGCATGAAAGGCGACGTGGTGGTGAATGGCATCCACTACAACCAGGTGATGCCCGGCCACGAAGACCTCACCGACTCGCAGATCACCAACCTGCTCAACTTCGTGCAGCGCAGCTGGGGCAACCAGAACGAGCCCTACACGGTGCGGGAAGTATCGGAACTGCTGCAGCCCTGCCACGGCTCCGACGGCCAGTAG